A single window of Oreochromis aureus strain Israel breed Guangdong linkage group 5, ZZ_aureus, whole genome shotgun sequence DNA harbors:
- the pacsin1b gene encoding protein kinase C and casein kinase substrate in neurons protein 1 yields MSGAYDESASLEETTDSFWEVGNYKRTVKRIDDGHRLCNDLMNCIQERAKIEKSYAQQLTEWSKRWRQLVDKGPQYGTVERAWMAMMTEAENVSELHQDIKNYLINEDFEKVKNWQKDSYHKQMMGGFKETKEAEEGFKKAQKPWAKKLKELEAAKKTYHMACKEEKLATTREANIKGESSVAADQQKKLHEKVDKCKQDSQKTKEKYEKALDELSKCTPSYMENMEQVFDQCQQFEEKRLSFLREVMLDVKRHLNLTENQSYATVYRELERTITSASPQEDLKWFSNTHGPGMHMNWPQFEEYNPDLVHNISKKEKSKKGNDVVMLTHVTTAGDHAVDRGSVSSYDKNQAYTASTEWSDEDQMAPNSGNDTNGGMNPFDEDVGTGVRVRALYDYDGQEQDELSFRVGDELTKLEDEDDQGWCKGRLDNGKLGLYPANYVETI; encoded by the exons ATGTCTGGAGCCTACGACGAGTCCGCCAGTCTGGAGGAGACCACAGACAGTTTCTGGGAG gtTGGGAACTACAAACGCACGGTAAAGCGGATTGATGATGGTCATCGGCTCTGCAATGATCTGATGAATTGCATCCAAGAGCGTGCCAAAATTGAGAAATCCTACGCACAGCAACTGACCGAGTGGTCCAAGAGATGGAGGCAGCTGGTAGACAAAG GGCCTCAGTACGGCACAGTAGAACGAGCTTGGATGGCGATGATGACAGAGGCTGAGAACGTGAGCGAGCTCCATCAGGACATTAAGAACTACCTGATCAATGAGGACTTTGAGAAAGTGAAGAACTGGCAGAAAGACTCGTACCACAAACAAATGATGGGTGGATTCAAGGAAACCAAAGAGGCAGAGGAAGGCTTTAAGAAGGCTCAGAAACCATGGGCCAAAAAACTGAAAGAG CTCGAGGCTGCCAAGAAAACATACCACATGGCCTGCAAAGAGGAGAAGCTGGCTACCACCAGAGAGGCCAACATCAAGGGAGAGTCATCTGTGGCAGCTGATCAACAGAAGAAACTCCATGAGAAAGTGGACAAATGTAAACAGGACTCACAGAAG ACTAAGGAGAAGTATGAGAAGGCTCTGGATGAACTGAGTAAATGCACCCCTTCATACATGGAGAACATGGAGCAGGTGTTTGACCAGTGCCAGCAGTTTGAAGAGAAGAGGCTGAGTTTCCTCAGGGAGGTGATGCTGGATGTCAAACGCCACCTCAACCTCACAGAGAACCAAAG TTATGCTACAGTGTACAGAGAGCTTGAACGCACCATCACATCAGCCAGCCCACAAGAAGATCTGAAGTGGTTCAGCAACACTCACGGTCCCGGCATGCACATGAACTGGCCACAGTTTGAG gaaTACAACCCAGACCTTGTCCATAACATCTCtaagaaagaaaagtcaaagaaaGGAAATGATGTAGTCATGCTGACTCATGTTACAACAGCAGGAGACCACGCTGTAGACCGAGGAAG TGTAAGCAGCTACGATAAAAACCAGGCGTACACGGCCTCCACAGAGTGGTCAGATGAGGACCAGATGGCCCCGAACTCAGGGAACGACACCAACGGAGGGATGAACCCCTTCGACGAAGATGTGGGCACAGGTGTGAGAGTGAGAGCGCTGTATGACTATGATGGCCAAGAGCAGGACGAGCTCAGCTTCAGAGTTG GTGATGAGCTGACGAAACTGGAGGATGAGGACGATCAGGGCTGGTGTAAAGGTCGCCTGGACAACGGCAAGCTCGGTCTTTACCCAGCCAATTATGTGGAGACAATTTAA